The segment CCAATTGGCGGAAATCAGGCCACGGGAGGCCACAAGATCGATATCGGTGGCCTGGTTCATGGTGATCACGTCGGCCTGCAGGCCGCCCGCCACCGACATCGCCTGCTTGGACGATCCGCCATGCGACTGCTGGATCACGACCGTCTCGCCGCCTTGCGCCTTCCAGGCCTTCTGGAAGGCCGGATTGTAATCCTTGTAAAAATCGCGCATCACGTCGTAACTGACGTTCAGCAAAGTGACATCGGCCAGGGCCGGACGCGCCAGGGAGCCGGCCGTCACGACGGCCGCGGCAAGAAGTCGCACGAACATGAAAACGCCTTTTCAATCAAGGTGATGGTTCGGCCACTATACCCAACGCTCTTTTATATCGATAAATAATATTAAGTAATACCTTTATCAAAAACAGCGATAAAGCATTTCTCCCTTGCCGGTCAGGAAAAAATTGTGCGCGGGCGGGAACTCTACCCAGGGGCGGCGACTCTATGTCTGGCATTCTGTAGTAACGAGCCCTTCGGGTTTGTTCAGTTTTCGATTGCGTTTTGACTTCCTGCTATTAATACCGGGCCCCACTGGCCCGGTTTTTTTTCACCAGCCACCCCATTTGTAAGCATTTACCGTAAAATACCCCTATAAAAAGGGGGGGCTTTCCCAATGAAAACACTGAAAGCGCGCCTGATCGCGCTCAATACCCTGCTGATGGTCGTCACGGGGTTGGTTCTGGTGTCGTTGTCCATCGTCAACATGCGCGGGGAGATCCTGCAGGGGGTCGACCGGGAGTTCGCCGCGCTGCTCGGCGGCCAAACCGCGGTGGTGCGCACCTGGGTCGCGGAAAAAACCGCGCATATCGCGAATCAGGCCGATATCGCCGCCGAGGCGGACGCGTTGCGTTTCTTGCGCCAAGGCGCGAAAAGCGGCGGTTTCTTCGTCAATTACATCGGTTTCTCCGACGGCCGGACGGTGTTTTCCGATGGCTGGCAGGCGCCCGCCGACTACAACGCGCCATCCCGGGACTGGTACCGGCAAGCCACCGCCGCGGGCCGGCCGATCGTCACCCGCCCCTATCTTGACGAAGCCACCAAAAAACTGACCGTGACACTCGCCGCGCCGTTCGCGGGACCGGCCGGAACCGGCGTGGTCGCCGGCGACGTCTTCGTCGGCGAACTGGTCCGCTCGGTGCTGCAAGCCAAACCGCGCGGCGACGGGCTGACATTCATCGTCGACCGCAAGGGCACGATCATCGCCCACCCCAAGGCCGATCTCGCACTCACGCCCATCGCGGCCGTCGCCCCTGAACTGGACGGCCCCGCGCTGGAGGCGATGGCCGGCAATCCCGCCACGCGCGAAGTCACGGTGGATGGGCGCGTTCAATTGATGGCGCTGCAACCGATCCCCGGCACCGACTGGCTGATGGGCGCGCAGACCGATAAAGCGGCCATCCTCGCGCCGCTCGACCGCCTTGTGGCGACGGTCGCCGGCCTGTCCGCGGTGGCGATCCTGCTGATGATTCCCCTGTCCGGATGGGTATTCGGGCGCATGCTGCGCGGACTGGCCGACCTGCAGGCAGCCATGACCCGCATCGCCGGCGAGGACGCCGACCTGAGCTGCCGGCTCAAGGATGACGGACAGGACGAGATCGCCGCGACCGCGCGCGCGTTCAATCTCTTCGTCGCCGGACTGAACACACTGTTCGGCAACCTCATGAAGCGGGCGACCGGACTGATCGGTGGTGTGGCCGACGGCAATCGCCTGATCGAATCGGCCGCCGCCGCCTCGCGCCAGATGGCCGACGCATCCTCGACCAATGCGGCGACGCTCGAGGAAATCACCGTCAGCATCGCCCATATCGCCGACAACGCGCTCAGCGCCGACGCGCTGGTGCAAAGTACCGGAGACACCCTCAGACAAAGCGCCGGAACGGCCAACCGGTTGTCCGCGCAGATGCTCGACACGCTGGACCGGATCAGCCGGCTGGAATCCATGCTCGCCTCGCTGGGCAAGCGTTCCGAAGAAATCTCCGGCTCCACGGAGGAAATCCGCGACATTGCCGACCAGACCAATCTTCTGGCGCTGAACGCCGCCATCGAAGCGGCGCGCGCCGGTGAACAGGGACGCGGCTTCTCGGTGGTGGCCGACGAGGTGCGCCAGCTCGCCGAACGCACGGCTCACGCCACACGCGACATCACCGCCCTGATCGGCGCCATCCATCAGGATACCGCCTGCGCGGTCGAAGATATTCGCAGCACGGCGGCGGCGGTGGCCGAAGGCGAGCGCCTCGGTCGGGAATCGGCGGACAGTATCGGCACGGTCGAGGCGGCGATGCGTGAAATCGCGGCCGCGATGAACGCGATTTCACTGTCGACGCGCGAGCAGCACGAAGCCAGCGTCCAGCTCGCCCAGAGCACCGAAACCATCAACAATCAGGTGCAATCCAACGATGAGCTGCTGCAGCGGCTGTTCGCCGCCTTGCAACAACTGTCCAGGGAAGCGGGAGACATGGAGGCCGAACTCGAGCGCTTCAAGTTGTAACGCGGCATTGTCTTTTGCCGGAATGGTCGGTTAAGCTGAAATCATTACAGTATCCGCTGCGCGATTACCGCCATGAACATCGAGATCAAAGAGTATATGCACCGGCTGGGCTCGGCCGCGCGCAAGGCCGGCCACGCGCTGGCAAGGGCCGACACCCGTCAGAAAAACATGGCGCTGAACGCCATCGCCTCGTTCATCGAGCGCGATGTCGACGCTCTGCTCGAAGCCAACGCAAAGGATCTCGCCGCGGCCGAAGCGGCCGGGCTGGATGCCGCGCTGACCGACCGCCTGCGCCTGACCGCCGCGACGGTCGCCCAAATGGCCGAAGGTGTCCGCCAGGTCGCCGCCCTGCCCGATCCGGTTGGTGAAATGAGCGATTTTTCCTATCGGCCGTCAGGTATCCAGGTCGGCAAGATGCGCGTGCCGCTCGGCGTCATCGGCATCATCTACGAGTCACGTCCCAATGTGACGGCGGACGCCGCCGCCCTGTGCCTCAAATCCGGCAACGCCACCATCCTGCGCGGCGGCTCGGAAGCCTTCCACAGCAACCAGGCCATCGCCCGCTGCGTGCATGAAGGACTGCGCTTCGCCGATCTTCCGCCCGCGGCCGTGCAGGTCGTGGAAACCACCGACCGCGCGGCGGTCGGCGAGCTGATCACACTATCGGAATTTGTGGACGTCATCGTACCGCGCGGCGGCAAGGGACTGATCGAGCGCATCAGCCGGGAAGCCCGTGTACCGGTCATCAAACACCTTGACGGCAACTGCCATGTTTTCATCGATGACGCCGCCAATCCAGACAAGGCGCTCGCTATCGCGGTCAACGCCAAGACACACCGCTACGGCACCTGCAACACCATGGAAACGCTGCTGGTGCACGAAGCCTTCGCCAATTACATTTTGCCCGAACTGGCCGAGCGATTCGCCGCCAAAGGGGTTGAACTCAGAGGGTGCGGACGCACGCGCGCCATCCTCGGCGACCGCGTCGCGGAAGCCGGCGAAGAGGACTGGAGCACGGAGTACCTCGCGCC is part of the Paludibacterium paludis genome and harbors:
- a CDS encoding glutamate-5-semialdehyde dehydrogenase — translated: MEIKEYMHRLGSAARKAGHALARADTRQKNMALNAIASFIERDVDALLEANAKDLAAAEAAGLDAALTDRLRLTAATVAQMAEGVRQVAALPDPVGEMSDFSYRPSGIQVGKMRVPLGVIGIIYESRPNVTADAAALCLKSGNATILRGGSEAFHSNQAIARCVHEGLRFADLPPAAVQVVETTDRAAVGELITLSEFVDVIVPRGGKGLIERISREARVPVIKHLDGNCHVFIDDAANPDKALAIAVNAKTHRYGTCNTMETLLVHEAFANYILPELAERFAAKGVELRGCGRTRAILGDRVAEAGEEDWSTEYLAPILAIRVVKGLDEAIAHINHYGSHHTDAIVTEDYSRARRFLREVDSSSVMVNASTRFADGFEYGLGAEIGISTDKIHARGPVGLKGLTSEKWVVLGEGQIRE
- a CDS encoding methyl-accepting chemotaxis protein codes for the protein MKTLKARLIALNTLLMVVTGLVLVSLSIVNMRGEILQGVDREFAALLGGQTAVVRTWVAEKTAHIANQADIAAEADALRFLRQGAKSGGFFVNYIGFSDGRTVFSDGWQAPADYNAPSRDWYRQATAAGRPIVTRPYLDEATKKLTVTLAAPFAGPAGTGVVAGDVFVGELVRSVLQAKPRGDGLTFIVDRKGTIIAHPKADLALTPIAAVAPELDGPALEAMAGNPATREVTVDGRVQLMALQPIPGTDWLMGAQTDKAAILAPLDRLVATVAGLSAVAILLMIPLSGWVFGRMLRGLADLQAAMTRIAGEDADLSCRLKDDGQDEIAATARAFNLFVAGLNTLFGNLMKRATGLIGGVADGNRLIESAAAASRQMADASSTNAATLEEITVSIAHIADNALSADALVQSTGDTLRQSAGTANRLSAQMLDTLDRISRLESMLASLGKRSEEISGSTEEIRDIADQTNLLALNAAIEAARAGEQGRGFSVVADEVRQLAERTAHATRDITALIGAIHQDTACAVEDIRSTAAAVAEGERLGRESADSIGTVEAAMREIAAAMNAISLSTREQHEASVQLAQSTETINNQVQSNDELLQRLFAALQQLSREAGDMEAELERFKL